Proteins co-encoded in one Alcanivorax sp. genomic window:
- the thiL gene encoding thiamine-phosphate kinase, which translates to MTSSPDKPLDEFSLIRRYFHHDAQLAGQDDSVVMGPGDDAAILTPPAGHQLVMTQDTSLEGRHFPADMAASDVGYRCLAVNLSDLAAMGAEPLWFLLSLTLPEVNEDWLAGFSRGMFELADAAGIALVGGDITRGPLAVSIQATGAVPAGLALRRSGAKSGERICLGGVTGAGLHGLHLWQQGCRHGPAIDHFRRPQPQLSLGLSLRGLASACIDISDGVLADLNHVLEASGGLGATLDEAALPLDAAILCDCDHEEQRRLQLQGGDDYVLLFTLRDGAAVPAGCHVIGRVDAQPGVRLYSLAGECRPLSATGWRHFG; encoded by the coding sequence ATGACCTCCTCCCCAGACAAACCGCTGGATGAGTTCTCCCTGATCCGGCGGTATTTTCATCATGATGCGCAGCTTGCCGGGCAAGACGATTCTGTCGTGATGGGCCCCGGTGACGATGCGGCCATTCTGACGCCTCCTGCTGGTCATCAACTGGTGATGACTCAGGATACCAGCCTGGAAGGGCGGCACTTTCCCGCCGACATGGCGGCGTCGGATGTGGGCTACCGCTGTCTGGCGGTCAACCTGTCCGACCTGGCGGCCATGGGGGCTGAACCGCTGTGGTTCCTGTTGTCCCTTACCCTGCCAGAGGTCAATGAAGACTGGCTGGCCGGTTTCTCCAGGGGCATGTTCGAACTCGCCGATGCTGCCGGCATTGCGCTGGTGGGGGGAGACATTACCCGCGGGCCGCTGGCCGTGTCGATCCAGGCGACCGGTGCAGTGCCTGCCGGGCTGGCGTTGCGCCGCAGTGGCGCGAAGAGCGGCGAGAGGATCTGTCTGGGTGGCGTGACTGGCGCCGGGTTGCATGGCTTGCACCTTTGGCAACAAGGGTGCCGTCATGGTCCGGCCATCGACCACTTCCGGCGCCCGCAGCCGCAACTCTCCCTGGGCTTGTCGCTTCGTGGTCTGGCCTCAGCCTGTATCGACATTTCCGATGGTGTGCTGGCGGATCTGAATCATGTACTGGAAGCCTCCGGTGGGCTTGGTGCCACGCTGGATGAGGCGGCTTTGCCGTTGGATGCTGCTATCCTGTGCGATTGTGATCATGAAGAGCAGCGGCGTTTGCAACTGCAGGGTGGCGACGATTATGTGCTGTTGTTCACCCTGCGAGACGGCGCGGCGGTGCCGGCGGGCTGTCATGTGATTGGCCGTGTCGATGCACAGCCGGGAGTCCGTTTGTACTCCCTGGCCGGAGAGTGTCGGCCGTTGTCCGCGACGGGCTGGCGGCACTTTGGTTAG